The Pedobacter frigiditerrae genomic sequence GAACCGATGAGGAAACTATTAGGGTATTAAAACTATCAAGAAACTGGAATCCTGGGATTGAAGATGCAAGACCTGTAAGAGTTAAATACAATATACCTGTTAAATTTGCTTTGCCAGGAGTGAAAGCTAATACCAACACAAATACTGCTAGACCTACGAATGCAGCTAATTCAACAACCCAAGTTGTTGAGGATAACACCATATATAACTTCGTATCAATGGTAAATCCACCAAAATATCCTGGAGGGTTAGCTAAACTTTATAAATTCTTAGGTGAGAATATTAAATACCCTACAGAGGCGAAAGAGAACAAGATACAAGGGAAAGTATTGGCAAGCTTTACTGTACAAAAAGACGGTAGCTTGGCCGACATAAAAGTGATGAGAAAACTTGGATTTGGCACAGACGAAGAAGCTGTAAGAGTTTTAAAACTTTCTCCAAAATGGGAGCCTGGACTAGAAAATGGCCGACCAGTTAATGTGAAGTATAATATTCCAATCTCATTTAACTTGGCAAAATAGCATTGAAAAATATATTATATATACTAATCGCGCTTATAACATTTGTGTCTTGCAAAGCTGATGAAAAGAAAGAAACATCAGTCGAACTTGTTAATGATGAAATATATTCTGGTGTGAATGATAGTGATTTAATCAAAAATCCAGCATTATATATTGGTGGTATGAATAAATTTTATCAATTCTTAGAAGAGAATATCAAATATCCTATAGATGCAATTGAAACCAATATACAAGGAAATGTAAGACTATCCTTTAATATTGGAAAAGATGGTTCATTAAGCAACATTAAAGTTCTTGACTCTTTAGGATTTGGGCTTGATGAAGAAGCCATTAGAGTCTTAAAATTAAGTAAGAAATGGAAGCCTGCTGTTAATATAACCGGTGAAAAGATTGCAACAACTCTTGCTATTCCAATTAAATTCTCATTAACTGATTAATACTCAACAAAAAACCCCAACCAAATTGGTCGGGGTTTTTCGATTATTAAACTCCTTTGTCTCGGACATTTAAATCTAGTAATTTAATAGGAGAAAAACAAATTTGTTCAAAGTCCTTATTTTAAACAAGTTATTCTTTATTCACAATTTGGATTAAATAAGTCTTCGACTACGCTCAGACTGACAAATTTACTAGCCTTCTTCTTCGCTGATGAATTTAGCTGAATAGTAATCTCTATTCATACGAGCAATGTTCTCTAAAGAAATTCCTTTAGGGCATTCTGCTTCGCAAGCACCTGTATTTGTACAGTTACCAAAACCTTCAGCATCCATTTGCGCAACCATATTTTGTACACGTTTGTAACGCTCTGGTTGTCCTTGTGGCAATAAAGCTAATTGAGAGATTTTTGCAGATACAAATAACATTGCCGATGCATTTTTACAAGTAGCCACACAAGCACCACAACCAATACAAGCTGCTGCTTCGAATGCTGCATCTGCTTGTGCCTTTGGAATTGGCAGGTTGTTAGCATCTTGCGCATTACCCGTATTTACCGAAATAAATCCGCCTGCAGCAATAACTCTATCAAATGCAGATCTATCTACAGTTAAATCCTTAATTACCGGAAATGCTTTCGCTCTCCAAGGCTCAACTACAATAGTATCTCCATCCTTAAATGAACGCATGTGTAACTGGC encodes the following:
- a CDS encoding energy transducer TonB, which codes for MKKLIYSSLIAVLLLTFCQKSAIAQDDDKIYNFVSIKNPPTYPGGLQAFYKFLGANIKYPEMAAKNNVQGTVLVSFVVEKDGSLSDIKIERSLGSGTDEETIRVLKLSRNWNPGIEDARPVRVKYNIPVKFALPGVKANTNTNTARPTNAANSTTQVVEDNTIYNFVSMVNPPKYPGGLAKLYKFLGENIKYPTEAKENKIQGKVLASFTVQKDGSLADIKVMRKLGFGTDEEAVRVLKLSPKWEPGLENGRPVNVKYNIPISFNLAK
- a CDS encoding succinate dehydrogenase/fumarate reductase iron-sulfur subunit, whose protein sequence is MSTGNMNLTLKVWRQKNTKDKGKMVDYKVADISPDMSFLEMFDVLNEDLITKGDDPIVFDHDCREGICGMCSMFINGRPHGPKDAVTTCQLHMRSFKDGDTIVVEPWRAKAFPVIKDLTVDRSAFDRVIAAGGFISVNTGNAQDANNLPIPKAQADAAFEAAACIGCGACVATCKNASAMLFVSAKISQLALLPQGQPERYKRVQNMVAQMDAEGFGNCTNTGACEAECPKGISLENIARMNRDYYSAKFISEEEG
- a CDS encoding energy transducer TonB, whose amino-acid sequence is MKNILYILIALITFVSCKADEKKETSVELVNDEIYSGVNDSDLIKNPALYIGGMNKFYQFLEENIKYPIDAIETNIQGNVRLSFNIGKDGSLSNIKVLDSLGFGLDEEAIRVLKLSKKWKPAVNITGEKIATTLAIPIKFSLTD